From Microtus pennsylvanicus isolate mMicPen1 chromosome 10, mMicPen1.hap1, whole genome shotgun sequence, one genomic window encodes:
- the LOC142858347 gene encoding uncharacterized protein LOC142858347 translates to MLETYRNLTTIGYSWKDHNIEEHFQSSRQHKRNERSQTREKTSLYTQCVKDFAHDSHLQRHEKPQNRLKPYECNECGKAFAHRAALQRHKRTHTGEKPYECNQCGKAFADRPHLRRHERTHTGEKPFKCNQCGKAFAVHTSLQVHERTHTGEKPFKCNQCGKAFAVHTSLQVHVRRTHTGEKPFKCNQCGKAFADRPHLHRHERTHTGEKPYECNQCGKAFAYPSFLKYHKRTHTEEKPYECNQCGKAFADRPHLHSHERTHTGEKPFECNQCGKAFARRTHLHRHERTHTGEKPFKCNQCGKAFADRPHLHSHERTHTGEKPFKCNQCGKAFARHSTLQKHKRTHTGETPFECNQCGKAFAQHSTLQMHMKTHNGEKPYDCNQCGKAFAYPSFLKYHKRTHTGEKPYECNQCGKAFAYPSFLKYHKRTHTGEKPYECNQCGKAFAYPSFLKYHKRTHTGEKPYECNQCGKAFAHRSHLHSHERIHTGEKPYECNQCGKAFAWHTYLHSHERTHTGEKPFKCNQCGKAFAHHSSLQMHIKRHSGEKPFKCNQCGKAFVCHTYLHRHKRTHTGEKPYECNQCGKAFARHTHLHRHERTHTGEKPFECNQCGKAFAQHSTLQKHKRTHTGEKPYDCNQCGKAFADRSTLKMHERTHIVEKPY, encoded by the exons atgctggagacctacagaaACCTTACTACTATAG gatacagttgGAAAGACCATAATATTGAAGAACATTTTCAAAGTTCTAGACAACAtaaaag GAATGAAAGAAGTCAAACTAGAGAGAAAACTTCTTTATATACTCAATGTGTTAAAGACTTTGCACATGACAGTCATCTTCAGAGGCATGAAAAACCACAAAATAGattgaaaccctatgaatgcaatgagtgtggcaaagcctttgcACATCGTGCTgctcttcaaaggcataaaagaacccatactggagagaaaccctatgaatgtaatcagtgtggtaaagcctttgcagatCGCCCTCATCTTCGcaggcatgaaagaacccatactggagagaaaccctttaaatgtaatcagtgtggtaaagcctttgcagtCCATACGTCTCTTCAAGT gcatgaaagaacccatactggagagaaaccctttaaatgtaatcagtgtggtaaagcctttgcagtCCATACGTCTCTTCAAGTGCATGTAagaagaacccatactggagagaaaccctttaaatgtaatcagtgtggtaaagcctttgcagatCGCCCTCATCTTCAcaggcatgaaagaacccatactggagagaaaccctatgaatgtaatcagtgtggtaaagcctttgcatatcccagttttcttaaatatcataaaagaacccatactgaagagaaaccctatgaatgtaatcagtgtggtaaagcctttgcagatCGCCCTCATCTTCACagtcatgaaagaacccatactggagagaaaccttttgaatgtaatcagtgtggtaaagcctttgcacgtcGCACTCATCTTCAcaggcatgaaagaacccatactggagagaaaccctttaaatgtaatcagtgtggtaaagcttttgcagATCGCCCTCATCTTCACagtcatgaaagaacccatactggagagaaaccctttaaatgtaatcagtgtggtaaagcctttgcccgtcacagtactcttcaaaagcataaaagaactcatactggagagacaccatttgaatgtaatcagtgtggtaaagcctttgcacaacacagtactcttcaaatgcatatgaaaacacacaatggagagaaaccctatgactgtaatcagtgtggtaaagcctttgcatatcccagttttcttaaatatcataaaagaacccatactggagagaaaccctatgaatgtaatcagtgtggtaaagcctttgcatatcccagttttcttaaatatcataaaagaacccatactggagagaaaccctatgaatgtaatcagtgtggtaaagcctttgcatatcccagttttcttaaatatcataaaagaacccatactggagagaaaccctatgaatgtaatcagtgtggtaaagcctttgcacatcgCAGTCATCTTCACAGTCATGAAAGaatccatactggagagaaaccctatgaatgtaatcagtgtggtaaagcctttgcatggcACACTTATCTTCACagtcatgaaagaacccatactggagagaaaccctttaaatgtaatcagtgtggtaaagcctttgcccATCACAGTAGTCTTCAAATgcatataaaaagacacagtggagagaaaccatttaaatgtaatcagtgtgggaaAGCTTTTGTATGTCACACTTATCTTCACaggcataaaagaacccatactggggagaaaccctatgaatgtaatcagtgtggtaaagcctttgcacgtcACACTCATCTTCAcaggcatgaaagaacccatactggagagaaaccctttgagtgtaatcagtgtggtaaagcctttgcacaacacagtactcttcaaaagcataaaagaacccatactggagagaaaccctatgattgtaatcagtgtggtaaagcctttgcagatCGCAGTACTCTTAAAATGCATGAAAGAACGCATATAGTAGAGAAAccctattaa